The segment CATGAAGAGTTTGTTTAGCAATAGCTTACATAGTCGGTTAATTATAGAGTATGGGGAGTGATCAATCATCCAACCCCCAAACTGGAAGGACAACTTGGACTCCTCCCATGGATCGACTGTTCATGGGTCTAATGGCAGACCAAGTACATGAAGGACAACTACTTGATGGTGAGTTCAGCAAACATGCTTGGACGCACATTATCGATAATTTCAGGCAGAGTTTTGGTTCTTCTTTTACCAAGGATGTGTTGAAAAATCGTAtgaaaactttgaagaaaaactatGTTGTTGTAAGTACTCTTAGAGGTCAAAGTGGATTTGGATGGGACCAGTCGCGAGAAGTTGTGGTTGCTGATGATGTTGTATGGGATGAATATATCAAGGTGTGTTATGTTATTCTGTAACAATTGAATGAATTTGGATTTTTCGTTTTGTATTGATGAGATGTGGTGTATNNNNNNNNNNNTGTTGTATGGGATGAATATATCAAGGTGTGTTATGTTATTCTGTAACAATTGAATGAATTTGGATTTTTCGTTTTGTATTGATGAGATGTGGTGTATTTATTTCAATTGAGGAGTCTAGTATGCTAATAAGACAATTCAATAATTTCAATTGCAGAAGCATCCTGATGTCAAATGCTGGAGGACAAAGTCGCTTCCACACTTTGATGATTTAGCTGATATATTTGGGGATAATCGGGCCAATGGAAGGTATAGGCGATGTTGGAATGACAACACTGTGCACGATGATGATGACCAGCATGACAGGGATCATGAAAAATTAGAAAACACGCAATCTCCAGACCGTTTTACAAACGGTACTCAAGAACAAAGTGAGAATGCATATGCATATAAAGATAAGGTT is part of the Papaver somniferum cultivar HN1 unplaced genomic scaffold, ASM357369v1 unplaced-scaffold_32324, whole genome shotgun sequence genome and harbors:
- the LOC113341951 gene encoding L10-interacting MYB domain-containing protein-like; translated protein: MGSDQSSNPQTGRTTWTPPMDRLFMGLMADQVHEGQLLDGEFSKHAWTHIIDNFRQSFGSSFTKDVLKNRMKTLKKNYVVVSTLRGQSGFGWDQSREVVVADDVVWDEYIKKHPDVKCWRTKSLPHFDDLADIFGDNRANGRYRRCWNDNTVHDDDDQHDRDHEKLENTQSPDRFTNGTQEQSENAYAYKDKVEDLHTSDTQKRARASI